From Vallitalea longa, one genomic window encodes:
- a CDS encoding CYTH domain-containing protein — protein MEIEKKYLITLPMNEITKYPHINIEQGYISTNPVIRIRKTDETCYLTYKSSGLMIREEFEEKISNQQYDHLKTKIDFNPITKQRYLIPLDNSLTVELDVFSGKLKGLIVAEVEFPSKEVANNFKPPSWFIQEVTCNPQFQNSNLCKETNIDFLNIIK, from the coding sequence ATGGAAATTGAAAAGAAATACCTGATAACACTACCTATGAATGAAATAACGAAATATCCACACATTAATATAGAACAAGGCTACATTAGTACCAATCCTGTAATAAGAATAAGAAAAACAGATGAAACCTGCTATCTAACTTATAAATCTTCAGGCCTTATGATAAGAGAAGAATTTGAAGAAAAAATATCAAATCAACAATATGACCATTTAAAGACTAAAATAGATTTTAATCCAATCACTAAGCAACGCTATTTAATTCCTTTGGATAACTCATTAACAGTTGAATTAGATGTTTTTAGTGGTAAATTAAAAGGATTGATTGTTGCCGAAGTAGAATTTCCTAGCAAAGAAGTAGCTAATAACTTCAAACCACCTAGCTGGTTTATACAAGAAGTAACTTGTAACCCTCAATTTCAGAACAGTAATTTATGTAAAGAAACTAATATTGATTTTCTGAATATCATTAAATAG
- a CDS encoding ABC transporter permease: protein MQLSKEKFKLKKHDFSHVDRISTESISFWKDARRRLRKNKASMVGFYAIIILTLLAIFGPINPINQKNEDGSVFTYDSSPVILDDNGKEIPKKDIAYLPPRIPGLEKLGIFDGHATIERGTFDLVVGLLPNTDEFNDLKSPLKRKELIERLDIPYHPFDINIIDVYEDDKGDLTAKIKILATDEVKEMPFEDLVSEYCIYKPGTFKFLKSYTDQYGVEMIKMDVDYYAVQNIKNRYFWFGTDKMALDLWTRVWVGVRVSLIIALCSLILDFTIGILYGTISGFYGGTKVDTVMMRITEVLGSIPALVLMVIFISISDRIEVLIDSIIPGDQTQSTIRLIILIVAMSLTNWIGVARVVRSQILKLREQEYILASRTLGATKRRLMRKHLFPNIIGQILVMATFSIPGAIFYEAFLTFIGIGLPIPMSSLGVLVNNGYDSFQTIPSMLLIPATIMSIIMLSINLLANGLRDALDPRMR from the coding sequence ATGCAACTATCTAAGGAAAAATTCAAATTAAAGAAACATGACTTTTCTCATGTAGATAGAATTAGTACTGAAAGTATTTCTTTCTGGAAAGACGCAAGAAGAAGATTAAGGAAAAATAAGGCTTCTATGGTTGGTTTTTATGCAATTATAATATTAACCTTATTAGCGATATTTGGTCCTATAAATCCAATTAATCAAAAAAATGAAGATGGTTCTGTATTTACATATGATTCATCACCTGTAATTTTAGATGACAATGGGAAAGAGATACCCAAAAAAGATATTGCTTATCTTCCACCACGTATACCTGGATTAGAAAAGCTGGGTATTTTTGATGGTCATGCTACTATTGAAAGAGGTACATTTGATTTAGTTGTAGGTCTTTTACCTAATACTGATGAATTCAATGATTTAAAATCACCTCTAAAACGTAAAGAGTTAATAGAACGTTTAGATATACCTTATCATCCATTTGATATTAATATTATAGACGTCTATGAAGATGATAAAGGTGATTTAACAGCTAAAATTAAAATATTAGCAACTGATGAAGTTAAAGAAATGCCTTTTGAAGATTTGGTAAGTGAGTATTGCATATATAAGCCAGGTACATTCAAATTTCTAAAATCATATACTGATCAATATGGAGTAGAAATGATAAAAATGGATGTTGACTATTACGCAGTACAAAACATTAAAAACAGATACTTCTGGTTTGGTACTGATAAAATGGCTTTAGACTTATGGACTAGAGTATGGGTTGGTGTTAGAGTATCATTAATTATAGCGCTATGTTCACTTATACTAGATTTCACTATTGGTATTTTATATGGTACTATATCGGGATTTTATGGTGGTACAAAAGTGGATACAGTAATGATGCGTATTACTGAAGTGTTGGGTAGTATTCCTGCTTTAGTACTGATGGTTATATTTATAAGTATCTCTGATCGGATAGAAGTTCTGATAGATTCGATTATACCGGGAGATCAGACGCAATCTACCATTAGATTGATAATATTAATAGTTGCAATGAGTTTGACTAACTGGATAGGTGTAGCAAGAGTAGTTAGATCTCAAATACTAAAACTTAGAGAACAAGAATATATATTAGCCTCTAGAACTCTAGGAGCAACTAAAAGAAGGCTGATGAGAAAGCATTTATTCCCTAATATAATAGGGCAGATATTAGTAATGGCGACTTTTTCCATTCCTGGTGCAATTTTTTATGAAGCTTTCTTAACATTTATAGGAATTGGTTTACCAATACCAATGTCATCATTAGGTGTATTGGTAAATAATGGTTATGATTCTTTCCAAACAATACCTTCTATGTTACTGATACCCGCAACGATAATGTCAATAATTATGTTATCTATCAACTTGTTAGCTAACGGACTTAGAGACGCATTAGACCCACGTATGAGATAG
- a CDS encoding alpha/beta-type small acid-soluble spore protein, with protein MAYNKQATDALNKFKYEIANELNVNLKQGYNGDLTSAQAGSVGGEMVKRMIEKQEQSMSSGGSY; from the coding sequence ATGGCATATAACAAGCAAGCAACAGATGCACTAAACAAGTTTAAGTATGAAATAGCTAATGAACTTAATGTTAACTTGAAACAAGGTTATAATGGTGATTTAACTTCTGCTCAAGCTGGTTCAGTAGGTGGAGAAATGGTTAAGAGAATGATTGAAAAACAAGAGCAATCTATGTCTTCAGGTGGTTCTTATTAA
- a CDS encoding ABC transporter ATP-binding protein, translating into MAEKEVLVEIQNLKQYFKLGRKSVVKAVDDVSFKIYKGETFGLVGESGSGKSTTGRTMIRLYDPTGGKVFMEGDRIDGKVPKKVVANVNRNMQMIFQDPMACLNPRMKVEDIIAEGLDIHKLVKNKTERREKIIEMLNIVGLNEQHADRYPHEFSGGQRQRIGIARAMAVEPKFIIADEPISALDVSIQAQVVNLMNELKQKRGLTYLFIAHDLSMVKYISDRIAVMYKGKLMELTTSKQLFEKPLHPYTRSLLSAIPLPDPITERTRRRHAYKPEVEHDYTKNLPKWVEVDPGHFIYGNDEEIEKWNALY; encoded by the coding sequence ATGGCTGAAAAAGAAGTATTAGTTGAAATTCAAAATCTAAAGCAATACTTTAAATTAGGTAGAAAAAGTGTAGTAAAAGCTGTAGATGATGTTTCATTTAAAATATATAAAGGTGAAACCTTTGGTTTAGTTGGAGAATCGGGTTCAGGTAAATCTACTACTGGTAGGACAATGATTAGACTATATGATCCTACAGGTGGAAAAGTATTTATGGAAGGGGACAGGATTGATGGTAAAGTCCCTAAAAAAGTTGTTGCCAATGTTAATAGAAATATGCAAATGATATTTCAAGACCCTATGGCATGTCTCAATCCACGTATGAAAGTTGAAGATATTATAGCTGAAGGATTAGATATTCATAAGTTGGTTAAAAACAAAACCGAGAGAAGAGAAAAAATAATAGAAATGTTAAACATTGTTGGGCTTAATGAGCAGCATGCAGATCGTTATCCTCATGAATTCTCAGGTGGTCAAAGACAAAGAATAGGTATAGCTAGGGCTATGGCTGTTGAGCCTAAGTTTATTATAGCTGATGAACCTATATCAGCACTTGATGTTTCTATTCAGGCTCAAGTTGTTAACTTAATGAATGAATTAAAGCAAAAAAGAGGATTGACATACTTATTTATTGCCCATGATTTATCTATGGTTAAGTATATAAGTGATAGAATTGCTGTTATGTATAAAGGTAAACTTATGGAACTTACAACTAGTAAGCAACTATTTGAAAAACCTTTGCACCCATACACTAGATCGTTATTATCAGCTATTCCATTGCCAGATCCTATTACTGAACGAACAAGAAGACGTCATGCTTACAAACCAGAAGTTGAACATGATTATACTAAAAACCTACCAAAATGGGTAGAAGTTGATCCAGGTCATTTCATATATGGTAATGATGAGGAAATAGAAAAATGGAATGCTTTATATTAA
- a CDS encoding peptide ABC transporter substrate-binding protein encodes MKKLLALLLVLTMTLSLAACGGKDKEKTTDIDSNESVTEGDKTDAKEPAEDQDDKKVLRLIDVTDIPKLISWQSTDNISFQILGNVLGGLFVKGTDGTPKPEMVDTYDVSEDGLTYTFHLKKGVQWVTNAGEPYGEVTANDFVFAWKKLLDPDQAAQYASLFETCAIKNGATAFKLQNEIVTHDKNAKSLANLKVSNYEDTEEETAQQQYDAAKKELEDKVSNLLADIEKNYGSVDEAKVELANLVETVAISAEDDYTFKVELESVVPYLLDLLCFPSLYPANEKFYNEVGADKYGKTAEDFLYNGAYVFKDWKLGERHYLVKNEHYWDADNVELDAIDSRVILDAKNDTTVNMYLEGEIDRTGLKGENVDKYGSRPDAIVVPDSGIQYLQMNPWNGALTPARKVLQDARARKAVNYAIDKSYITDVVLKNGSVAANYFVPRSFVSSKDHDGKDFREVAQDLYDGKDGYNIYNPEEATKLWNEVMSDLGMTEVTIDLMLGNTEEDKKNATHIKDEMEKNLPGCKVQISTIPWGDRLARTAQGDFIMNWTGWGPDYPDSPTFLEIFMADSEYNNGKYNNPTYDETIRSAKTGELADPANSKERFEKLVELEKILLGDDQVIVPLYQVSGLSLSNPKFKNYVKQQSGCDYVYKWIKIEE; translated from the coding sequence ATGAAGAAATTATTAGCATTACTACTAGTGTTGACGATGACACTTTCACTAGCAGCATGTGGTGGCAAAGATAAGGAAAAAACGACTGATATTGACAGTAATGAAAGTGTAACTGAAGGGGATAAGACAGACGCAAAAGAACCTGCAGAAGACCAAGATGATAAGAAGGTTTTACGTCTTATTGACGTAACAGACATCCCTAAATTGATTTCATGGCAATCAACAGATAATATATCTTTCCAAATCCTAGGAAATGTTCTTGGTGGATTATTTGTCAAAGGTACTGATGGAACACCAAAACCTGAAATGGTAGATACATATGATGTATCAGAAGATGGACTTACATATACATTCCACTTAAAGAAAGGTGTACAATGGGTAACTAATGCTGGCGAACCTTATGGTGAAGTAACAGCTAATGACTTCGTATTCGCATGGAAGAAATTATTAGATCCAGATCAAGCAGCTCAATATGCAAGTTTGTTTGAAACATGTGCAATTAAAAACGGTGCTACAGCATTTAAATTACAAAATGAGATTGTTACTCATGATAAAAATGCAAAATCATTAGCTAACTTGAAAGTTAGTAATTATGAAGATACTGAAGAAGAAACTGCCCAACAACAATATGATGCTGCTAAAAAAGAACTTGAAGATAAGGTTAGTAACTTATTAGCTGATATAGAAAAGAACTATGGTTCTGTTGATGAAGCTAAAGTAGAATTGGCTAATCTAGTTGAAACAGTTGCAATTTCAGCTGAAGATGATTATACTTTCAAAGTTGAACTAGAATCTGTTGTACCATATTTACTTGATTTATTATGTTTCCCTTCATTATATCCAGCAAATGAAAAATTCTATAATGAAGTTGGAGCAGACAAATATGGTAAAACAGCTGAAGATTTCCTTTATAATGGAGCTTATGTCTTTAAAGATTGGAAACTCGGAGAAAGACATTATCTAGTTAAAAACGAACATTATTGGGATGCTGATAATGTTGAGTTAGACGCAATAGATTCTCGTGTAATTCTAGATGCTAAAAATGATACAACTGTTAATATGTATTTAGAGGGCGAAATCGATAGAACTGGTTTAAAAGGTGAGAACGTTGATAAATATGGTAGCAGACCTGATGCAATAGTAGTACCAGATAGTGGAATCCAATACTTACAAATGAACCCTTGGAATGGAGCTTTAACTCCAGCCAGAAAAGTATTACAAGATGCTAGAGCTAGAAAGGCTGTCAATTACGCTATTGATAAATCATATATTACAGATGTTGTTCTTAAAAACGGTTCTGTAGCAGCCAATTATTTTGTTCCAAGAAGTTTTGTATCTAGTAAAGATCATGATGGTAAAGATTTCCGTGAAGTAGCGCAAGATTTATATGATGGTAAAGATGGATATAATATTTACAATCCTGAAGAAGCTACTAAATTATGGAATGAAGTTATGAGTGATCTAGGTATGACAGAAGTAACAATTGATTTAATGCTTGGTAATACTGAAGAAGATAAGAAAAATGCAACTCATATCAAAGATGAGATGGAAAAGAATCTACCAGGATGTAAAGTTCAAATATCAACTATTCCTTGGGGGGATAGATTGGCAAGAACAGCTCAAGGTGATTTCATTATGAACTGGACTGGATGGGGTCCAGACTATCCTGACTCACCAACTTTCTTAGAGATATTTATGGCAGATTCAGAATATAATAATGGTAAATATAATAATCCAACATATGATGAAACAATAAGATCTGCTAAGACTGGTGAATTAGCTGATCCAGCAAACTCAAAAGAACGTTTTGAAAAATTAGTAGAATTAGAAAAAATACTACTCGGAGATGACCAAGTAATTGTTCCATTGTATCAAGTTAGTGGATTATCACTTAGTAATCCTAAGTTTAAAAATTATGTTAAACAACAATCAGGTTGTGATTATGTTTATAAATGGATTAAGATTGAAGAGTAA
- a CDS encoding ABC transporter permease, giving the protein MIRYTIERIILIFVTVLIVVTINFFLLRLMPGSPFANPKITQAQIEMMEAKYGLDDPSYVQYFRYIKNLIVKQDLGVSLKMQDQPVSKLVKMKLPHTVKIGTIALIFGVIVGIFLGAIAAIYRNSFWDNLVTILAVIGVSIPNFVLAAFLQYFFCTKLGWFPYIYNPVDALRKISTWDSLYSSLLPALSLSLYVTSSTMRYMRSELVEVLSSDYILLARAKGFSKPKVIFRHALRNALIPVITIVGPMAVNILTGGVIVEQFFGVPGLGKLLVNGIFSNDYFVILGVNLILSFLYISIILVVDLLYGVIDPRIRLKGGGV; this is encoded by the coding sequence ATGATTCGTTATACAATTGAGAGGATTATCTTAATCTTTGTGACTGTACTAATTGTTGTAACGATTAACTTCTTTTTATTAAGGTTAATGCCTGGTTCGCCTTTTGCCAATCCTAAGATAACTCAAGCACAAATAGAAATGATGGAAGCTAAATATGGTCTTGATGATCCATCCTATGTGCAATATTTTAGGTATATAAAGAATTTAATTGTTAAACAAGATTTAGGAGTTTCCTTAAAAATGCAAGATCAACCTGTTTCAAAATTAGTTAAAATGAAATTACCTCATACTGTAAAAATTGGAACAATAGCTCTAATATTTGGTGTTATTGTTGGAATTTTTCTCGGGGCGATAGCTGCAATATATAGAAATTCCTTCTGGGATAATCTGGTGACCATATTGGCTGTTATTGGAGTATCTATACCTAACTTTGTGCTGGCAGCATTTCTGCAATATTTTTTCTGTACAAAATTAGGATGGTTTCCATACATATATAATCCGGTTGATGCTCTTAGGAAAATTTCAACTTGGGATTCCTTATATTCCAGTTTATTACCAGCTCTTTCCCTATCATTATATGTTACATCATCTACAATGAGATATATGCGTTCTGAATTGGTTGAAGTATTAAGTAGTGACTATATTTTATTAGCTAGAGCTAAAGGATTCAGCAAACCGAAAGTAATATTTAGACATGCGTTAAGGAACGCTTTGATTCCTGTAATAACTATTGTAGGACCAATGGCTGTAAACATATTAACTGGTGGTGTTATTGTTGAACAGTTTTTTGGTGTACCTGGGTTAGGTAAATTATTAGTAAATGGTATATTTAGTAATGACTACTTTGTAATTTTAGGTGTTAACTTAATTCTCAGCTTCCTATATATTTCTATTATCCTAGTGGTTGACTTATTGTATGGTGTTATTGACCCAAGGATTAGATTAAAAGGAGGTGGAGTATAA
- a CDS encoding ABC transporter ATP-binding protein, which yields MNKEKVLQVKDLEISFRTYAGDVQAVRGISFDLFKGETLAIVGESGSGKSVTVKGVMGLLADNGYYKNGHILFEDNDITKMKETHLHSVRGNKMAMIFQDPMTSLDPTMTIGKQIMEVIRLHQKASKLEAFEKAVKLIDMVGIPEPRKRMKQYPHQFSGGMRQRIVIAIALACEPTILIADEPTTALDVTIQAQILDLVKDLQKKIGASVIFITHDLGVVANVADRVAVMYAGKLVEIGTSDEIFYDPRHPYTWGLIGSMPDLETEGALYAIPGTPPNLIKPPTGDAFALRSKYAMEVDFEEQPPLFDITDTHKAATWLLHEYAPEVKPPEVIIKRRERLKEVNN from the coding sequence ATGAATAAAGAAAAAGTATTACAAGTTAAAGATTTAGAGATCTCTTTCAGGACTTATGCAGGTGATGTGCAGGCTGTTAGAGGTATATCTTTTGATTTATTTAAAGGAGAAACATTAGCTATAGTTGGAGAATCGGGTTCCGGTAAGTCTGTAACGGTTAAAGGAGTTATGGGTTTACTAGCTGATAATGGTTATTATAAGAATGGACATATTTTATTTGAAGATAATGATATTACTAAGATGAAAGAAACTCATCTTCACTCAGTCAGAGGGAATAAGATGGCTATGATATTTCAAGATCCAATGACATCATTAGATCCTACAATGACTATAGGTAAACAGATAATGGAAGTTATTAGACTTCATCAAAAAGCATCTAAATTAGAAGCTTTTGAAAAGGCAGTTAAACTTATTGATATGGTTGGAATTCCTGAGCCTAGAAAAAGGATGAAACAATATCCTCACCAATTTTCTGGTGGTATGAGACAAAGAATTGTTATTGCTATAGCATTAGCTTGTGAACCAACTATATTAATAGCTGATGAACCAACTACTGCTCTTGATGTAACGATTCAAGCACAGATACTTGATTTAGTTAAAGATCTACAGAAGAAGATTGGAGCTTCAGTTATATTTATAACTCATGACCTTGGTGTAGTAGCAAATGTAGCGGATAGAGTTGCTGTTATGTACGCTGGTAAGTTGGTTGAAATAGGCACAAGTGATGAGATTTTCTATGATCCAAGACATCCATACACATGGGGTCTTATTGGTTCAATGCCGGACCTAGAAACTGAAGGAGCATTATATGCTATACCAGGTACTCCTCCTAACCTAATTAAGCCACCTACTGGTGATGCATTTGCTTTAAGAAGTAAATATGCTATGGAAGTAGATTTTGAAGAACAACCTCCATTGTTTGATATAACTGATACTCATAAGGCAGCTACTTGGTTATTGCATGAATATGCACCTGAAGTAAAGCCACCTGAAGTTATTATTAAACGTAGAGAACGTTTGAAAGAGGTGAATAACTAA
- a CDS encoding DUF3899 domain-containing protein, whose protein sequence is MKKNAKKIILYIIILTIFSLILSLFDKRINVGSISLYHLMLEKLFLINMIVFIVAGIVFIDDQGTFNVFKYSIKHYRATVSKKYKYTLQKEFSLKSPQDIKKYLKEKYLYAPKKHSSTTLYFYCSIIILIFYILFITL, encoded by the coding sequence ATGAAAAAAAATGCAAAAAAAATTATTCTATATATAATTATACTTACTATATTTAGTTTAATTCTCTCACTTTTTGACAAAAGAATTAATGTTGGATCCATATCACTTTATCATTTAATGTTAGAAAAGTTATTCTTAATCAATATGATTGTATTTATCGTAGCAGGAATAGTTTTTATTGACGACCAAGGTACGTTTAATGTTTTCAAATATTCAATAAAACACTATAGAGCTACAGTTTCTAAAAAATATAAATATACTTTACAGAAAGAATTTTCTTTAAAATCTCCACAAGACATTAAAAAATATCTAAAAGAAAAATACCTTTATGCACCAAAAAAGCATAGTTCAACTACTTTATATTTTTATTGCAGTATTATTATATTAATATTTTATATTTTGTTTATCACTCTATAA